A window of the Butyricimonas faecalis genome harbors these coding sequences:
- the cbiE gene encoding precorrin-6y C5,15-methyltransferase (decarboxylating) subunit CbiE produces the protein MTSPKTTFIIIGIDDNAQQELPEQARNAIAGGFVFSGGKRHHEIMRKYLPDNHLWIDITVPLDDVFRQYKAHSDIVVFASGDPLFFGFANTVRKRLPDAVISVIPTFNSLQTLAHRLLLPYHDMHVVSLTGRPWHEFDRALIEGQEKIGVLTDREHTPTSIAERMLEYGYDNYIIHTGEELGSSTETVRTQSIAEAQATCFRHPNCLILERTYVRPRPFGIPESEFELLDGRVNMITKAPIRLLSLAQLDLRSRRTLWDIGFCTGSVSIEAKLQFPHVKIAAFEQRPEGERLMKLNSMRFGTPGIITRIGNFLQAELDDLPAPDAVFIGGHGGQMDEIIRKVSKHLLSDGVIVFNSVSEQSRELFINAVKHHGLTLAATQHVTIDDHNPILIMKAQKRSSYE, from the coding sequence ATGACATCACCGAAGACAACGTTCATCATCATCGGCATAGACGATAATGCCCAACAGGAACTTCCCGAACAGGCACGTAACGCAATTGCCGGAGGCTTCGTGTTCTCCGGGGGAAAAAGGCATCACGAAATCATGCGTAAATACTTACCGGACAACCACCTGTGGATTGACATTACCGTACCGTTGGACGACGTGTTCCGCCAGTACAAAGCCCATTCCGACATCGTTGTTTTTGCCTCCGGGGATCCGCTATTTTTCGGTTTTGCCAACACGGTGCGCAAACGCCTTCCCGATGCGGTGATCTCGGTGATTCCCACGTTCAACTCGTTGCAAACATTGGCTCATCGTCTTTTACTCCCTTACCACGATATGCACGTTGTTTCTCTCACCGGGAGACCGTGGCATGAATTCGATCGGGCGCTGATCGAGGGGCAAGAGAAGATTGGCGTACTTACAGACCGAGAACATACACCGACCAGCATCGCCGAACGTATGCTTGAATACGGCTACGACAATTACATCATACACACGGGAGAAGAACTTGGCAGCAGCACGGAAACCGTTCGTACACAATCCATCGCAGAAGCTCAGGCCACCTGTTTCCGCCATCCCAATTGCCTCATCCTCGAACGCACGTACGTGCGTCCTCGTCCTTTCGGGATTCCGGAATCCGAGTTTGAGTTACTCGATGGCCGGGTCAACATGATCACGAAAGCACCCATCCGCTTACTCTCGTTAGCTCAACTAGACCTTCGTTCCCGCCGCACCCTGTGGGACATCGGGTTCTGCACCGGCTCCGTCTCCATCGAGGCGAAACTCCAGTTCCCACATGTAAAGATCGCAGCCTTTGAACAACGCCCCGAAGGTGAACGGTTGATGAAGCTAAACAGCATGCGTTTCGGGACGCCCGGCATCATCACCCGGATCGGTAATTTTCTGCAGGCGGAACTGGACGACCTTCCCGCCCCCGACGCCGTATTCATCGGGGGGCACGGGGGACAGATGGATGAAATCATTCGAAAAGTAAGCAAACACTTGCTTTCCGATGGCGTCATTGTCTTCAATTCCGTCTCCGAGCAAAGTCGGGAGCTCTTCATCAATGCCGTTAAGCACCACGGGCTTACCCTTGCCGCAACCCAACACGTGACCATCGACGACCACAACCCTATATTAATCATGAAAGCACAAAAAAGATCATCCTATGAATAA
- the cobM gene encoding precorrin-4 C(11)-methyltransferase, protein MNKIAVIIASDQGAKLALTIRQELPGAELYSTVEREHCTPITSIQTFVSEQFSRFDALVFIGALGICVRAIAPCVRSKYTDPAVINIDSSGNHVISVLSGHIGGANRMTLRLAAILGANPVITTQSDNNDLWALDTLGQTYGWKANSTSPLNTVISTFVNTRPVALLLDIKDEGTRFMERTAPKHVSLFYHFDDIDQQQFEALIAVTPYIYPTSIPTLYYRPAILHLGVGCRRGCSPLGIQKHIFRTLENTGLSPLSLKSVSTIDLKKDEPLIHELVRDNNTELHIYTAEELQGIEVPNPSAKVLDVTSIPGVAEACALKTSGNTRLVLEKQKGKLSEGNDFTFAVAMDRAVERQGFIEIVGAGPGDPELISVKGKHFLEQADLILYAGSLVPVELTYYAKPGATVRSSASMTLEEQFALMKAFYDKGLFIVRLHTGDPCIYGAIQEQMAFFDEYGMNYHITPGISSFLAAAAALQSQFTIPDKVQTIILTRGEGRTPMPEKEKLHLLARSQSTMCIFLSASIVDQVQSELMQHYPPTTPVAACYHLTWKDERIYRGELQNLAKIVKENNLTLTTMIVVGDAIDNRQGLSKLYSHQFKHLFRN, encoded by the coding sequence ATGAATAAAATTGCCGTCATCATCGCCTCCGATCAAGGAGCAAAACTAGCTCTCACCATACGACAGGAACTTCCCGGTGCCGAGCTCTATTCCACAGTGGAACGGGAACACTGCACCCCGATCACTTCCATCCAGACGTTCGTTTCCGAGCAATTTTCCCGTTTTGATGCCCTCGTTTTTATTGGGGCGTTGGGTATCTGCGTACGAGCCATCGCCCCCTGTGTACGCTCCAAATACACGGACCCCGCCGTCATCAACATTGATTCCTCCGGGAATCACGTGATATCTGTTCTCTCCGGTCACATCGGTGGGGCCAACCGGATGACCCTTCGCTTGGCCGCCATACTGGGAGCAAACCCGGTGATCACCACGCAAAGCGATAACAACGACCTTTGGGCTTTGGACACGCTGGGACAAACGTACGGCTGGAAAGCAAATTCCACCTCTCCCTTGAACACTGTCATCTCAACGTTCGTCAACACCCGTCCCGTAGCGTTACTGTTGGACATAAAAGACGAAGGAACCCGTTTCATGGAACGTACCGCCCCGAAACACGTGAGTTTATTTTACCACTTCGATGACATCGACCAACAGCAATTCGAAGCCCTCATCGCTGTCACCCCCTACATATACCCAACCTCCATCCCCACGCTGTATTATCGTCCCGCCATACTGCATCTTGGCGTCGGTTGCCGCCGGGGGTGTTCCCCGTTGGGCATTCAGAAGCACATCTTCCGCACCCTTGAAAACACAGGCTTATCCCCCTTATCCCTAAAAAGCGTGTCGACCATCGACCTCAAAAAAGACGAACCGCTCATCCATGAGCTGGTACGGGATAACAACACTGAACTCCACATTTACACCGCCGAGGAACTGCAAGGCATTGAGGTCCCCAACCCTTCCGCAAAAGTACTTGACGTGACCAGCATACCCGGGGTGGCCGAAGCTTGTGCGCTGAAAACATCCGGCAACACCCGGCTTGTCCTTGAAAAACAGAAAGGTAAACTCAGCGAAGGCAATGACTTTACTTTTGCCGTTGCCATGGACCGTGCTGTCGAACGCCAGGGATTCATCGAGATCGTCGGAGCCGGCCCCGGAGACCCGGAACTGATCTCCGTTAAAGGTAAGCACTTTTTGGAACAAGCCGACCTCATCCTTTATGCCGGCAGTCTCGTACCCGTGGAGCTCACATATTACGCCAAACCCGGTGCAACTGTTCGCAGTTCCGCCTCTATGACCTTGGAAGAACAATTCGCCTTGATGAAAGCATTCTACGACAAGGGACTTTTCATCGTCCGTCTCCACACTGGAGATCCCTGTATATACGGGGCAATACAGGAACAAATGGCATTTTTCGATGAATACGGGATGAACTACCATATCACACCGGGCATCTCCTCCTTCCTTGCCGCCGCTGCCGCCTTGCAGTCCCAATTTACCATCCCGGATAAAGTGCAGACCATCATCCTCACCCGCGGAGAAGGTCGTACCCCCATGCCGGAGAAAGAGAAATTACACCTGCTCGCCCGTTCACAAAGCACCATGTGCATCTTCCTCAGTGCCTCCATCGTCGATCAGGTCCAATCCGAATTGATGCAACATTATCCCCCGACAACCCCCGTTGCCGCTTGTTACCACCTCACGTGGAAAGACGAACGGATATACCGGGGAGAACTGCAAAACCTAGCAAAGATCGTGAAAGAAAACAATCTCACCCTCACCACCATGATCGTTGTGGGAGATGCCATCGACAACCGCCAAGGACTGTCGAAACTCTACTCGCACCAGTTCAAACACCTCTTTAGGAATTGA
- the cbiD gene encoding cobalt-precorrin-5B (C(1))-methyltransferase CbiD has protein sequence MIIIFGGTTEGRTAAKVLDEAGSPYYYSTRGNAQQIECKHGTRVTGGMDRNTMLEFCMTHNIRLIIDAAHPFASLLHATVASVSEQLDIPVIRLERRYPPRDETLVWCDTFDDAIDYLESHEINHLLALSGVQTIGKLRRYWEKHPCHFRVLDREDSRTLARQAGFPEKNLLFWHEGQDELALFRQLHPGAILTKESGESGYYEEKIDAAHQLGIPVIVIRRPPLPDSFYTVNGEHSLRYRVERLLPGFYPLRSGFTTGSCATAATRAALLGLLTQEIQNSATIALPDGETVTLPVSTCVITDSDCTCGVTKDAGDDPDVTNGYTILSTVSLTDAPGVHFLPGEGVGTVTLPGIGIPVGEPAINQTPRRMITNEVKQLLHSHGLHSGVAVRISVPGGSELAQKTFNPKLGIIGGISIIGTSGIVRPFSSEAFVNSIRKEIQVARALGCTDIVINSGAKSENYLRTRFPDLPPQAFIHYGNYIGETLRLAEEEGITRVTMGIMIGKAVKLAEGHLDTHSRNVVMNRDFITALATESHCPPENIAKVAGITLARELWEIFADTPAFFTRLVDRCLAVCRPQLPHADLDIILVPEHSPQ, from the coding sequence ATGATCATCATTTTCGGTGGAACAACAGAAGGCAGAACAGCCGCAAAAGTACTCGACGAGGCAGGCAGTCCCTATTATTACTCAACCCGCGGCAACGCCCAGCAAATCGAATGCAAACACGGAACCCGCGTGACCGGGGGCATGGACCGCAACACCATGCTCGAATTCTGCATGACCCACAACATCCGTCTCATCATCGACGCTGCCCATCCCTTCGCTTCTCTGCTTCATGCCACCGTGGCCTCCGTTTCCGAACAATTGGATATCCCCGTCATCCGTCTTGAACGCCGTTACCCGCCGCGAGACGAAACGCTCGTGTGGTGCGATACCTTCGACGACGCTATCGACTACCTCGAATCACATGAAATAAACCATTTATTAGCCTTGAGCGGAGTGCAAACCATCGGTAAATTACGCCGTTACTGGGAAAAACACCCCTGTCACTTCCGAGTATTGGACAGGGAAGACTCCCGTACCCTTGCCCGACAAGCTGGATTTCCCGAAAAAAATCTCCTTTTCTGGCACGAAGGACAGGATGAACTGGCTTTGTTTCGCCAACTGCATCCCGGGGCCATTCTCACCAAAGAAAGCGGGGAATCCGGGTACTACGAGGAAAAGATCGACGCCGCCCACCAGCTCGGCATCCCCGTCATCGTGATCCGTCGCCCACCCCTCCCCGACAGTTTTTACACCGTGAACGGCGAACACAGCTTGCGTTACCGAGTCGAGCGACTTCTGCCGGGATTCTATCCTCTCCGCAGCGGTTTTACCACCGGCTCATGTGCTACCGCAGCCACCCGGGCGGCATTGCTTGGACTTCTCACGCAAGAAATACAGAACTCCGCCACGATCGCCCTGCCCGATGGCGAAACGGTCACACTTCCCGTCAGCACTTGTGTCATTACTGACTCCGATTGCACGTGCGGGGTGACCAAAGATGCGGGAGACGATCCCGACGTCACGAACGGCTACACGATCCTTTCCACCGTTTCCCTGACCGATGCTCCCGGCGTACACTTTCTTCCCGGCGAGGGCGTTGGCACCGTTACTTTACCCGGCATCGGCATACCCGTCGGGGAACCCGCCATTAACCAAACTCCCCGCCGCATGATCACTAACGAGGTAAAGCAATTGCTTCACTCACACGGGCTTCATTCCGGCGTCGCCGTCCGCATATCCGTACCGGGAGGTAGCGAACTGGCACAAAAAACATTCAACCCCAAGCTAGGCATTATCGGGGGAATCTCCATCATCGGTACTTCCGGCATCGTCCGTCCCTTCTCCTCGGAGGCTTTTGTCAACTCCATCCGTAAAGAAATACAAGTCGCACGGGCTCTCGGATGTACTGACATTGTGATTAATTCCGGGGCAAAAAGTGAAAACTACCTTCGCACCCGCTTCCCTGATCTCCCGCCACAAGCGTTCATTCACTACGGCAATTACATCGGAGAGACTCTCCGCCTGGCCGAAGAGGAAGGCATCACCCGTGTCACCATGGGAATCATGATTGGCAAAGCAGTCAAACTTGCCGAGGGGCACTTGGACACCCACAGCCGCAACGTCGTCATGAACCGGGATTTTATCACCGCCCTGGCCACCGAGAGCCACTGTCCCCCAGAAAATATCGCCAAGGTTGCCGGAATCACCCTAGCCCGCGAGCTGTGGGAAATTTTTGCCGACACCCCGGCATTCTTCACCCGGCTCGTCGATCGTTGTCTGGCCGTCTGCCGTCCGCAACTTCCCCACGCTGACCTGGATATCATACTGGTGCCCGAACATAGTCCGCAATAA
- a CDS encoding ABC transporter ATP-binding protein has product MENKKQATIRLKNLAIGYKAKNNTKVVASGLCTEINSGELTCLLGANGVGKSTLLRTLSAFQPKLEGAIYIMDREIETYSDKELSRTIGVVLTEKCDVRNMTARELIGMGRSPYTGFWGTLRGEDREIVERSIALVKIENLADRMVHTLSDGERQKVMIAKALAQQTPVIFLDEPTAFLDFPSKVEIMQLLHQLTRETGKTIFLSTHDLELALQIADKIWLMDRQHGITIGTPEDLALEGHLSGFFARKGIVFDMETGLFRVENQYSSQVQLVGHGQKYAMARKALQRNGILANRNVVSDICVETGNLATPGFGICRDGKVVIEAKTIEELLEQLKVLF; this is encoded by the coding sequence ATGGAGAACAAGAAACAGGCGACCATCCGGTTAAAGAATTTAGCTATCGGTTACAAGGCGAAAAACAACACGAAAGTGGTGGCCAGTGGCCTTTGTACGGAGATTAATAGCGGGGAACTCACTTGTCTGCTGGGAGCGAACGGGGTCGGGAAGTCCACCTTGTTGCGTACCTTGTCGGCATTTCAGCCGAAATTGGAAGGGGCGATCTACATCATGGACCGGGAGATCGAGACATATTCTGATAAAGAGTTGTCTCGCACGATCGGAGTGGTGCTGACGGAGAAATGTGATGTTCGGAACATGACGGCCCGGGAGTTGATCGGGATGGGGCGTAGTCCTTACACGGGCTTCTGGGGCACGTTGCGCGGGGAAGACCGGGAAATTGTTGAACGGTCAATCGCTCTCGTGAAAATAGAGAACCTGGCAGATCGCATGGTTCACACGCTCAGTGACGGGGAACGCCAAAAAGTGATGATTGCCAAAGCGCTGGCCCAGCAAACACCCGTGATCTTTCTCGATGAACCGACGGCATTCTTGGATTTTCCAAGCAAGGTGGAGATCATGCAATTACTCCATCAGTTGACACGTGAAACGGGTAAGACCATTTTCCTCTCTACTCACGATTTGGAACTAGCTCTGCAGATTGCCGATAAAATCTGGCTCATGGATCGTCAACATGGCATCACGATCGGCACGCCGGAAGATTTGGCATTGGAGGGGCATTTAAGCGGATTCTTCGCTCGCAAGGGGATTGTTTTCGATATGGAGACAGGATTGTTCCGCGTGGAAAATCAATATTCATCCCAAGTTCAGCTTGTGGGTCATGGTCAAAAGTACGCCATGGCTCGGAAAGCCTTACAGCGTAATGGTATTCTGGCCAATCGTAACGTGGTATCGGACATATGTGTGGAAACAGGCAACCTGGCCACTCCGGGATTCGGCATATGTCGTGATGGAAAAGTTGTAATCGAGGCAAAAACTATTGAAGAACTTTTAGAGCAGTTGAAGGTATTATTTTGA
- a CDS encoding iron ABC transporter permease yields the protein MKRGKYTILILVITASIIVFLLLNLLLGSVSIPFASVWNILTGGEGDPVAWQNIILKSRLPQALTALVAGAGLSISGLQMQTIFRNPLAGPSVLGISSGASLGVAFVVLLSGQLGGVALSRLGFIGEVALSIAAIAGALSVMGLIVLASRKVAGSVTLLIIGVMIGYIANAVIGVLKFFSVEEDIKAYVIWGLGSFARVLGNQMMLFVTIMAVIIPLSFLLIKPLNLLMLGDGYARNLGLNIHRARVWVITCAGVLTAIVTAYCGPIIFLGLAVPHLCRAIFQTSDHRILMPTAMLVGASLALLCNLIARLPGFEGALPVNSVTALVGAPVVASVLFGKRKRKDAVEF from the coding sequence ATGAAGAGAGGTAAATATACGATACTCATTCTTGTGATCACGGCATCCATCATCGTATTCCTGTTATTGAACCTACTGTTGGGATCGGTGTCCATCCCGTTTGCTTCCGTTTGGAATATCTTGACGGGAGGTGAAGGCGATCCGGTCGCTTGGCAGAATATTATTCTGAAGTCTCGCCTACCACAAGCTTTGACGGCTTTGGTAGCAGGGGCCGGGTTATCGATTAGCGGTTTGCAAATGCAGACCATCTTTCGCAACCCGTTGGCCGGACCCTCCGTACTGGGAATCAGTTCTGGGGCAAGCCTCGGTGTCGCGTTCGTGGTGCTGCTTTCCGGACAATTGGGGGGTGTGGCATTGAGCCGCCTCGGTTTTATCGGCGAGGTCGCCCTGTCGATTGCGGCCATTGCGGGTGCATTATCGGTGATGGGATTGATTGTTCTTGCCTCCCGGAAAGTGGCGGGTAGTGTGACTTTGTTGATTATCGGGGTGATGATCGGGTACATTGCCAACGCGGTAATCGGGGTGTTGAAATTTTTTAGCGTGGAAGAGGACATAAAGGCGTACGTGATCTGGGGATTGGGAAGTTTCGCCCGGGTATTGGGTAACCAGATGATGTTGTTTGTCACGATCATGGCCGTTATCATACCGCTATCCTTTTTGTTGATCAAACCCTTGAACTTATTGATGTTGGGTGACGGTTACGCCCGCAACCTGGGGTTGAACATCCACCGGGCCCGAGTATGGGTAATTACTTGTGCCGGGGTATTGACGGCTATCGTAACGGCATATTGCGGACCTATTATCTTTCTGGGGCTGGCAGTACCACATCTGTGTCGTGCTATTTTTCAAACATCCGATCACCGGATTCTGATGCCGACAGCCATGCTCGTCGGTGCTTCACTGGCGTTACTTTGTAACTTGATTGCCCGTTTGCCGGGATTTGAGGGGGCATTGCCCGTGAATTCGGTGACGGCACTCGTCGGTGCTCCTGTTGTGGCCTCGGTATTATTTGGCAAGAGAAAACGAAAAGATGCTGTTGAATTTTAG
- a CDS encoding ABC transporter substrate-binding protein, translated as MNVVRFFYLLCVCSVLLCCKSASRKQSSGDPKTSEGIDTVSRISIKYAKGFWLEERDGCVVLNIKDPQESSHTHYQYALIPRGVNIQPPENMPVVQLPVRSAICMTSLQLSNFIKLGATDRVVGITSTRFLFNPEMQKRVEEGKTLRIGIEGNFDNEVIMSINPDLMLISPFKRGGYDAVKDIGIPLVPHLGYKEMTPLGQAEWIKFVGLLLGMEDVANREFDRIEQRYNSLKAMVGEVKRRPVVFSGELRGGVWYAVGGRSFLAQLFHDAGADYFLKDDPRSGGVTLDFETVYNQAESADYWRIANSFAGEYCYDALKAQDERYADFKAFKEKHVIYCNMRQKPFYESMPAEPEIVLADMIKVFHPEILPDHEPVYYDILKK; from the coding sequence ATGAATGTAGTACGTTTTTTTTATCTTTTATGTGTTTGTAGTGTTCTCCTTTGTTGCAAATCGGCTTCGCGCAAGCAATCATCGGGAGATCCAAAAACGAGTGAGGGAATCGATACCGTTTCCCGGATTTCCATTAAATACGCTAAGGGCTTTTGGTTGGAAGAACGTGACGGGTGCGTGGTGTTAAATATCAAAGACCCGCAGGAAAGCAGTCACACTCATTACCAATATGCTTTGATACCGAGGGGCGTGAATATACAACCCCCGGAGAATATGCCGGTGGTGCAATTGCCCGTGAGGAGTGCCATTTGCATGACTTCATTGCAGTTGTCTAACTTTATCAAACTGGGAGCCACAGATCGGGTCGTGGGAATCACGAGTACCCGTTTCTTATTTAACCCCGAAATGCAGAAAAGAGTGGAGGAGGGGAAGACTCTCCGCATCGGTATCGAAGGGAATTTTGACAACGAGGTCATCATGAGTATCAATCCCGACTTGATGCTGATTTCCCCCTTTAAGCGCGGGGGATATGATGCCGTGAAGGACATAGGCATCCCGCTGGTTCCCCATTTGGGTTACAAGGAGATGACACCGCTGGGGCAGGCGGAGTGGATCAAGTTCGTGGGATTACTCCTGGGTATGGAAGATGTGGCTAACCGGGAGTTCGACCGCATCGAGCAACGCTATAATTCTTTGAAAGCGATGGTGGGTGAGGTGAAACGTCGCCCCGTTGTGTTCAGTGGCGAATTGCGGGGAGGAGTATGGTATGCCGTGGGTGGCCGAAGCTTTTTGGCACAATTGTTTCATGATGCGGGAGCGGATTATTTCTTGAAGGATGATCCCCGCTCAGGAGGTGTGACCCTCGATTTCGAGACCGTGTACAATCAAGCGGAAAGTGCCGACTACTGGCGTATAGCGAATAGCTTTGCCGGAGAATATTGTTATGATGCCCTGAAAGCACAAGATGAACGTTACGCAGATTTTAAGGCATTCAAGGAGAAACACGTGATTTATTGTAACATGAGGCAGAAACCGTTTTACGAGAGTATGCCTGCCGAACCAGAGATCGTTCTGGCGGATATGATCAAGGTGTTTCACCCGGAAATCCTTCCCGACCACGAACCGGTTTACTACGACATTTTAAAGAAATAA
- the cobI gene encoding precorrin-2 C(20)-methyltransferase, giving the protein MTGNISGVSLGPGEPELITLKALKALQEADVIYCPGTQAKSRARDILEALPIKMDRVRLFHVPMSKDRTLANQAYDVICTEIADLVATGKNVAITAEGDSGFYSSVNYMFDKLAGMGLPVSTIAGVPAFIAAGAISGLHIVKQEEKLVVLPGIVTAEELATLLTDGHVVVVIMKLSQCTEEIHRFMQANRQHEFHYYENVGTINELHSTDYENISQKDYPYFSLMIIRPGKQLA; this is encoded by the coding sequence ATGACAGGCAACATATCAGGAGTTTCATTGGGGCCGGGAGAACCGGAACTGATCACGTTGAAGGCATTGAAAGCTTTACAAGAAGCGGATGTTATATATTGTCCGGGGACGCAGGCAAAATCCCGAGCACGAGATATCCTAGAAGCATTACCGATCAAGATGGATCGGGTGCGGCTTTTCCACGTGCCCATGTCCAAGGACCGCACGTTAGCCAATCAAGCGTATGATGTCATCTGTACAGAGATAGCTGACCTTGTTGCCACAGGTAAAAACGTAGCTATTACGGCTGAAGGGGACTCCGGATTCTACTCTTCCGTGAATTATATGTTTGACAAGCTCGCCGGCATGGGGCTCCCGGTTTCCACGATCGCGGGAGTTCCGGCCTTTATCGCAGCTGGAGCTATTTCCGGGCTCCACATCGTGAAACAGGAAGAAAAACTCGTTGTCCTACCGGGAATTGTCACGGCAGAAGAACTGGCTACACTCCTCACCGACGGCCATGTTGTTGTCGTGATTATGAAACTATCACAATGCACGGAAGAGATACATCGTTTCATGCAGGCAAACCGTCAGCACGAGTTCCACTACTACGAAAACGTGGGAACAATAAACGAGTTACATTCAACAGATTACGAGAATATTTCACAAAAAGATTATCCTTATTTTTCCTTAATGATTATTCGTCCCGGCAAACAATTGGCATAG
- a CDS encoding BamA/TamA family outer membrane protein, giving the protein MVRRTIYALSLCILLFIPFHGSMAENLTTRDSLKNTTDTLKDGFFHRFYRYFQQSNKVHEEKKFDFSVIGGPHFSSDTKLGLGVVASGLYRIDREDKSISPSNISLYGDITTTGFYLLGIRGNTIFPKDRFRANINMYFFSFPSQYWGIGYDNAKDKDHYTDYKRLEQQVKVDFLCRLAPNLYAGVNLMFRNVAVKDFDDISFLNGEKKNVVSFGPGLVISYDSRDFIPNPAKGFFAQFEQQFFPGFLGNDYDFKRTSIDFRYYQRMWKGAILASQVQGIFNYGDTPWSMVALMGGAYSMRGYYEGRYRDNDLIQFQVEYRQKIYNRHGMVVWGGAGNVFPDMDKFKWKQTLPTYGIGYRWEFKNRVNVRLDYGFGKGVSAFYFGINEAF; this is encoded by the coding sequence ATGGTTCGACGGACAATATATGCTTTGTCATTGTGTATTCTTTTGTTTATCCCGTTTCATGGCTCCATGGCGGAGAATCTCACGACGAGAGATTCGTTGAAGAATACGACCGACACGTTGAAAGATGGTTTCTTTCACCGTTTTTACCGCTATTTTCAACAATCGAACAAGGTACACGAAGAAAAGAAATTCGACTTTTCGGTTATCGGGGGACCGCACTTTTCAAGCGATACGAAGCTGGGACTCGGTGTGGTTGCATCCGGATTATACCGCATTGACCGTGAAGATAAATCCATCTCCCCGTCGAATATTTCTCTCTACGGAGATATCACAACCACGGGATTCTACCTGCTGGGTATCCGGGGGAATACCATTTTCCCGAAAGATCGTTTCCGGGCAAATATTAACATGTATTTTTTCTCCTTTCCCAGCCAATATTGGGGAATCGGTTACGATAACGCCAAAGACAAAGATCATTACACGGATTACAAAAGGCTTGAGCAACAAGTAAAAGTAGATTTTCTGTGTCGACTCGCCCCCAATTTATACGCCGGAGTGAATCTCATGTTCCGAAATGTTGCCGTGAAAGACTTTGACGATATTTCATTCCTTAACGGGGAAAAGAAAAATGTTGTCTCATTCGGCCCGGGGCTAGTAATCTCCTACGATTCGAGAGATTTTATTCCCAACCCGGCAAAAGGTTTCTTCGCCCAATTCGAGCAACAATTCTTTCCCGGATTTTTGGGGAACGACTATGATTTCAAACGCACGAGCATAGATTTCAGATATTACCAAAGGATGTGGAAAGGGGCGATTCTGGCCTCCCAGGTTCAAGGTATATTCAACTACGGAGATACCCCGTGGAGCATGGTGGCTCTCATGGGGGGGGCGTATAGCATGAGAGGATACTACGAGGGGCGATACAGGGATAACGACTTGATTCAGTTTCAGGTGGAATATCGTCAAAAAATATATAACCGCCATGGGATGGTGGTATGGGGGGGTGCGGGAAACGTGTTCCCGGACATGGACAAATTCAAATGGAAGCAAACCTTACCCACGTACGGGATAGGTTATCGTTGGGAATTTAAAAACAGAGTAAACGTAAGATTAGATTATGGATTCGGTAAAGGTGTCAGCGCATTCTACTTCGGTATTAACGAAGCTTTCTAG